One window from the genome of Cryptomeria japonica chromosome 6, Sugi_1.0, whole genome shotgun sequence encodes:
- the LOC131062937 gene encoding uncharacterized protein LOC131062937 gives MTSKFCCRLFLLNPFHFCNAFSTLAITNAHSQSLFSQFASSKFNMSAADITRIFKIVPSLQRLQTLEKVEQFVHMLHKRGFSQVQIADIMRKRPHIICFSAERKLEPKIKLLEVFGFEGQALTKLLTRNHGILTLALENILPTMEFLQNVFQSQDLLVKALLGAPFILNCNLEKTLKPSVALFEGWGFRGTELSRFVLLNPRVLSLTSLTPAHADLIHKIGGDKQSKMFKFIVSKVVCSRIETLEAKIENLKLCGLSAEETWQVFRGNPALLSLSKEYICEKMKFLVNTMELPTNYVVTHPGLWKFSLEKTMRPRFLVWQKIKDMNDVGLSLLTVLRMTEARFVGKLIKEHPESETLLSIYQNAISSSPNCTKRSTKS, from the coding sequence ATGACTTCCAAGTTTTGCTGCCGACTGTTTCTTTTGAACCCATTCCATTTTTGCAATGCATTCTCAACCCTTGCCATTACCAATGCTCATTCACAGAGCCTCTTTTCACAGTTTGCCTCCTCCAAATTCAACATGTCTGCGGCCGACATCACTCGGATCTTCAAAATCGTTCCGAGCTTGCAGAGGCTTCAAACCCTTGAGAAAGTAGAGCAGTTTGTTCATATGTTGCATAAAAGGGGCTTCAGTCAAGTCCAAATAGCCGATATAATGAGGAAACGTCCCCACATTATCTGCTTTAGCGCAGAAAGAAAATTGGAGCCCAAGATCAAACTACTGGAAGTTTTCGGTTTTGAGGGTCAAGCTCTGACGAAGCTTTTGACGAGGAATCACGGCATATTGACCCTCGCCCTCGAGAACATTCTTCCCACGATGGAGTTTCTGCAAAATGTATTTCAGTCCCAAGATCTTCTCGttaaagctctgttaggagctccgTTCATTCTCAATTGCAACTTGGAGAAGACACTGAAGCCCTCCGTTGCTTTATTCGAGGGATGGGGTTTTCGTGGGACGGAGCTCTCTAGATTCGTACTTTTAAATCCGCGCGTTCTGTCACTCACTTCTCTTACGCCTGCACACGCTGATCTTATTCACAAAATTGGCGGTGATAAACAAAGCAAAATGTTCAAATTTATTGTAAGTAAGGTGGTTTGTAGCCGCATTGAAACTTTAGAGGCTAAGATAGAAAATCTCAAACTCTGCGGGCTCTCGGCTGAGGAAACGTGGCAAGTATTTCGGGGTAACCCGGCACTCCTCAGTTTATCCAAGGAATATATATGTGAAAAGATGAAGTTTTTAGTTAATACTATGGAGCTCCCTACAAATTATGTAGTGACGCACCCGGGCTTGTGGAAATTCAGCTTGGAAAAGACTATGAGGCCCAGGTTTCTAGTTTGGCAGAAAATCAAAGACATGAATGATGTCGGCCTTTCTCTTTTGACTGTACTCAGAATGACAGAGGCAAGATTTGTTGGCAAGCTTATAAAAGAGCATCCTGAATCTGAAACACTGCTGTCAATTTATCAAAATGCAATCTCTAGTTCCCCCAACTGCACAAAGAGATCAACCAAAAGTTAA